A region from the Caldicellulosiruptor naganoensis genome encodes:
- a CDS encoding class I SAM-dependent methyltransferase: MKNKIEIIRKRYDRAAKYYDAIENMMEKKWFSQWRKLLFSHIKGPKVLEVGVGTGKNMPYYSQDWEIVAIDFSPKMLEKAKERAAKLNLQVDLRLMDVQNLEFSDNSVDTVVTACVFCSVPDPILGLKEVHRVLKGDGLLVMLEHVRSKKEPIGKIMDILNPLVVGLYGANINRNTVENVKKAGFEIKEKNLLSDIVKLINAKPIK, encoded by the coding sequence ATGAAAAACAAAATAGAGATAATCAGGAAAAGATATGACAGAGCTGCTAAATACTACGATGCTATTGAAAATATGATGGAGAAAAAGTGGTTTTCTCAGTGGAGGAAGTTATTATTTAGCCATATAAAAGGCCCTAAGGTTTTAGAAGTAGGTGTCGGCACAGGTAAAAATATGCCTTATTATAGTCAAGATTGGGAGATAGTTGCAATAGATTTTAGCCCCAAGATGCTGGAAAAAGCAAAAGAAAGGGCTGCAAAATTAAATTTGCAAGTAGACTTAAGACTTATGGATGTTCAGAATTTGGAATTTAGTGATAACTCTGTCGATACAGTTGTGACAGCCTGTGTATTTTGTTCAGTACCAGATCCCATTTTGGGATTGAAAGAAGTCCACAGAGTCCTAAAAGGCGATGGGCTTTTAGTAATGCTTGAACATGTTCGAAGCAAAAAAGAGCCAATAGGCAAAATAATGGATATATTAAATCCCTTGGTTGTTGGACTTTATGGAGCTAATATAAATCGAAATACAGTAGAAAATGTTAAAAAAGCCGGGTTTGAGATTAAGGAAAAGAACTTGTTATCTGACATTGTGAAACTGATTAATGCAAAGCCTATAAAATAA
- a CDS encoding methyl-accepting chemotaxis protein: MPPKSNGKESVKKGVTSLTYVALPFIIILDILLGILMPTSNLKLYSIVVATITFILTLAITAFMIRYEMNKMITKLENTLEVIKNGDYSKLISSKEFGNIQRVASSVNVVLSDVKLLIEEFFNLSNAIVGASKKVTKTSEEAAAAIEEIAKTVEEIAKGASQQAEEAQYGVLLVNNLSEQLNAVSESYNAVIEETNKIETLNKDGIEKMNDLREKSEVALSTAEKVIETIMTFAERIKTISNFVEVINTIAEQTNLLALNAAIEAARAGEAGKGFAVVADEVRKLADQSKKAADEINSIVDVILNETENTIKIIDEIKAAALGQRDAVIESQQSFAKISDEINAIVEKTQIVKEALNRMEEARNAVIRAIESISSVSQETAAASQEVAATVENQLNSINEMKYSAQSLQRLVDELDKKLKKYKIR; the protein is encoded by the coding sequence ATGCCACCAAAAAGTAATGGAAAGGAATCTGTAAAAAAAGGAGTTACTAGTCTTACATACGTGGCCCTCCCGTTTATAATTATTCTTGACATTCTTCTTGGAATTCTCATGCCAACAAGCAATCTAAAACTTTACAGCATCGTAGTTGCAACAATCACGTTTATTCTAACACTTGCAATAACAGCTTTTATGATCCGCTATGAAATGAATAAGATGATTACAAAGCTTGAAAATACTCTGGAAGTTATCAAGAACGGAGACTATAGCAAACTCATTTCATCAAAGGAATTTGGGAATATCCAAAGAGTTGCATCAAGTGTAAATGTTGTACTTTCTGACGTAAAACTTCTGATTGAGGAGTTTTTTAACTTATCAAATGCAATAGTTGGGGCATCAAAGAAGGTTACAAAGACATCTGAAGAGGCAGCTGCAGCAATTGAAGAAATTGCAAAGACAGTTGAAGAAATTGCAAAAGGTGCTTCACAGCAGGCAGAAGAAGCGCAGTATGGCGTTCTTTTAGTAAATAATCTCTCTGAACAGCTCAATGCAGTTTCAGAAAGTTATAATGCCGTAATTGAAGAAACAAATAAAATCGAGACTCTTAACAAAGACGGAATTGAAAAAATGAATGATCTTCGTGAAAAGAGCGAAGTTGCTCTTTCAACCGCTGAAAAGGTAATTGAAACAATCATGACATTCGCGGAGAGAATTAAGACCATATCCAACTTTGTTGAGGTAATAAATACAATTGCTGAGCAAACAAACCTCTTAGCCTTGAACGCTGCAATTGAAGCAGCAAGAGCAGGCGAGGCAGGCAAAGGTTTTGCTGTTGTTGCTGACGAGGTAAGAAAACTTGCTGACCAGAGTAAAAAAGCTGCAGATGAGATAAATTCAATAGTTGATGTTATCCTCAACGAGACAGAAAATACAATCAAGATTATTGACGAAATCAAAGCAGCAGCACTTGGTCAACGAGATGCTGTGATTGAGTCCCAGCAGTCTTTTGCAAAAATCTCTGATGAAATCAATGCAATTGTTGAAAAGACGCAAATTGTAAAAGAAGCTCTAAATAGAATGGAAGAGGCAAGAAATGCTGTAATAAGAGCAATTGAGAGTATATCCTCAGTCTCACAAGAAACAGCTGCTGCATCACAGGAAGTTGCTGCAACTGTTGAAAACCAGTTAAATTCTATAAACGAGATGAAATACTCAGCACAATCTTTGCAAAGGCTTGTTGATGAGCTTGATAAGAAGCTGAAGAAGTACAAAATAAGATAA